The nucleotide window TTCTCTCATCAAACtgatagattatatatatatatatatatatatatatatatatatatatatatatatatatattttttttttttttttttttttttttgcaagttaaAGGCCTTTTAGAAATTGTGAAAATTTTTGTAGTTCAAGTGTCTTTTTGctgtgacaaataaataaaataatcataaaaataacttGTATATTGTTATATTTCAAGATGAATACTGGACAGCAACTTAGGCTTACTTGATTTATACTTACgcataatttttttgaaaaatcatgGTAAAATATGAGTACTATCAAATATgctaaatatgatcaaataaaactGGATGTGAATTTTAGATTGACTATAAGAATGAGTCAAGTTGTTTCACACAAGTATTTACACACTTCAATCAGAACCCAAAAcccttctttctgtctgtctaccCGTATAACAATAAATCCCAGGATGTAAGAAATGCTGTTTagctacaaaaacacacacagtgaaagGGAAGTGGTCACATGTGATGATGTCATTCTGTCGATTTCGAGCGCAGTGATGATGTCACAACCACAGGAGGAGTGATTCAGCTGAAGCATCATTCACTCCGTTCCATTCTCACTCTTTAATCCATCTTTATTATTCTGTTTGATACTTTTTCTCCCTGGATTCTCTATGGCCTGACCTTCCCTCATTGAATAAAATCTCATTCTCATTAATTAAAAAGTGTCAGAATACCTGTCCATCGCTGAGAGTCTGGGAAAACCGCTGCTATGTTACCACATCTTTATTTGACCAGCCCTTCCCCTGCTAAAGGGCATGTGGGAGAACAAAGGGGGCGGGGCCCGTGCAGATACATCATCAAGAGGGTGTGGTTTTCACTTCAAATGCTCAGTTTCTGAGCATTCGGTGTCCATGTCAGAATCGAACAGAGAGTGCCCGGTGGCGTCGCTGTCTGGTGACGGTGTGTCATGGTGCGACAGAGCACTTTCCTGCTCCTGGAAGCTGCCGCTGCGTGAGTACAGACCCAAATCCGGAAGCTGAGAAGGAGAATCCGGCTCCTCGCTCAGTCCGTCGTAGTAAAGGTCGTCGACGTCCACAAACCACTCCGGCCAGAATTTACGGCGGATTCGTTCACAGTACATGGCCAGGTTGATGAACTCGCCTGCACCGATGAAGCAGCTTCACTCAGTTAATGCACTCAAAACTTTATGTAACAGTATTACAATACACAAAAAGCATGAGTTCATTAAATTCACCTTTGATTAACTGCTCTGGACGTGTTCCTGGGAGAGTCCACATGGCCTGAGCCAGATGACCAAATACAGCAGCATCTACTGTGGAGAGCTCCGGGCCCATTAGATACTTTTTATTGCCTACAGGATAAAATTGTTATTAAACTGAATTatataaaacaacagaaaaattatttttctatatttttcatgtgttttctggTTTGTTGCTATGATGTTGTGGTCTCTAGATATGGCTCAGGTACCTACGGAAGCTTGTTTCTACCacagatgtaaaaaaataataaaggtaattgtggtttatatcttacaattctgctatttttctcagaattttgacTATTTGTTTTCTCCGAATACtgaatttacatatttttcaGAATTGTTAAAATATGTCAAATGACTTTTTCCCTCTGATATTTGattctcagattttttttctcataaaaaaagttaattatgagtttatatcatCACAATTTAGAGCAGGAAAGTGGATCGTGTGGTCCAGAGTTGAGGACCCCTGATCTAgattaaatatagaaaatgacTAAAATGCTACAAATCCTGTCAATAAAGCTCAAAAAACTGTGCCTCAAATGTTCAAAACACACCAAGGAATGTGGCAAGGGTGCGCATGTCTTTCTCCATCAGAGAGTAAACCTCCTCTTTGGAGAAGCGTCCGATCCCATGGCCGTacatctctctcttcacaatGCTGCCGGTCACCTGACTCAAAATCCACCTGAGCATGTCACTCAGCGGCCCGTTTGTGGCTAACATCTTCTGCGTCTCTTCCACATTGTCCACCCACTGACAGTATGCTATCGTCCTAAAGCAAAATGCATCATATGTAGAATATTAACACATTTCAGTCATTCAGTAACTTAAATATTCAAGTAACTTATGCAAGTGAATCTGATCTCTGTTTTTCTACAATATAATGAAGCACTGAAGATGTTCATTCAAATATCAGGTTGATTTAGACCATATGTGAAGAAAAACACCCAGCTCTTTCTCACCAGTAGAAGTGTTCCTCCACCATCTTGGTTATGGCACGTGAGATGGCTTTCTCTTGAGGACTCAGGCTGGAGTTGAGATTCACACCGAGCTTTTCCTCCAGGAAGTCGATGATGAACTCTGTCCCGCACACCTGCTCCTTATTATACGCTATCCAAGGCATCTTCCCTTGAGGAGACAGCTTCCCATCGAAATAGTTCTGAGGAGAAAACAGcttgtatgtttaaaaaacatcCACCTCTTTTCACAACGTATCATTATCATATATTTTGATACCTGGTAAGGAAGGTCTGCCATCCGCAGGTATGTTTCTATCTTCAGGCAGAAAGGGGACAAGCTAGGCACTCCAGTTTTGGGCCGGGCAAACTGATGCAGAATGATGGCATCTTCAGAGTCCAACTCCTGTTCCTTCCTACAAGGCAGCAAATATGGAAGTGAATTAGAAATTAatggagataaaaaaaagttcacaaataCACTAAAACATCATAAAGtggtacattttcttttaaaaatgcacCAGAAACTGTCCAAAATGAGCAAGATTCAGCACCATCTACTGTGAAAAGCTTTGAGCCCATTAGATACTAATGGGAAAAATCCTATTATTACCTTGggagaaattatattattaaattgaatTATGTAGGgggaaaaatagatttttatgcagtttttatgtgttttcaGATTGATGGTTGCTATAATATAGCTTAGTTACTTCCTTCAGTGTCTCTGGGATTTTTTGAAATTTCATCCTCTTTAAACCAACTTTATCATATtctacaattttacaattttatttcaaaacacacCAGAAACTCTTCAAAATGACCATATACAGCATTATCTATTGTGCAAAGCTTTGGGCACATTAGATACTTTTAATTGCGTTTGAAagaaagtatattattattatattatatattatattatattcaattaCTTGATACAATTGGGGTAAATagatttttagattattttaatgtgtttcctGGTTGGTTGTTataatattctgtttttttttttgtttttttttttacattttataatttttaaacagaGTTCATCAACtcctaaaattattttaaaaaaaattaaaatggaccAGAAATATTCCAGAAACACTTTAGATCGATTCAGAGTTCAGTCTTTAGTGATTAGTCGCTGTCCACTTCAGTGGTGCTGAAACACATTCAAAACATCACAGTCAGTAGAGTTCTCTCTTCAGTTTTGTACTTATAAGTGTGTCTCTGAtcttaaaacaattaataatatgtaattatatttgtGTAATGCATGTCTGAATCAATAGCTCATGTGAATGGTCATCAAATAACACCAAGCCTTTCCCAGGGCCTTgtgtaacctgagatgttttgCTAAGTACTAACAGCACTGCCATTTCTGCAAAGGTCAGAGACAAAGCAAAAGCACAGAATTAAACCCAGCTGGCTCTGATCTCTACATTGACGGGTCACTATTTACACATTGTCAATAAGGGTATGATAAAGGTCATTCTATAACATCACAATATCACAAGGAGACATCCTCAAGGCCTACATATAGAGACGCTCCTGCAGCCATGCCCTTGATATAGCACACATCAACATGTCAACATGCGTAGACGAGGTAATAAATAGCATACTGCTCAAAATTCAATCAGTTGGCAGGTTCTGATTCTGATATTCATATTCACTGTATTCATCACTCTTCAGCGTAGGATAACGAATGGCTGCATTGCATTTTGTTGACATGAATTTAGGTAATTTTTCATACATAAAAACCCTGTTTATGCCCCTCTCACTCCATCCaaaggggatatatatatatatatatatatatatatatatatatatatatatatatatatatatatacaagcatTACATAAatcgtaataataataacaaaaacagaataatacaattattgttatatataataattgttaaatattatttacaaaatattaaatatgtcaaataatgtctaaaatatttaaatattaatatattaaaatataaacattaaatttctataaattatatataaaagtacAAGCACTGCATGGATAgcagtaattataatttatattattatcacCACTGTCTATGCAGTGCTTATTTATTGAGTGCTAATATATAAACgttgcatagatagatagatacctaATGACAAGCAGCTCGTGTAGTAAATAGGCAGCGGCGGCGAGCAGCGCGCCCCCGGTGATGTAGAGCGTTTTTCTCCACCAGGAGTCGACTCCTAACGCAGACATGATCCCTCCGCACTCCTGCAGCGGGTAGGCTATAATGTACCCATATAACGAGAGATCCTCCTCAGAGCCGCACAAGCCAAGCGAGAGGCTCTTGTTCCGGCCCAGTTCAAGCGCGCAGGAGCGGCTCCAGGCGAAGGCGACGTGCCAGTACATCCTCTCTCTCCTCTATCCGCCCTTCGGCCCGGTGTGGGTTCGACAGAGGAGGCTTCATCAGTGCCGCAGGGTGGAGGTGGTGAGGATGTGGGTGTCAGAGGGTCTAAGGACAAACGGATGAGGAGCAGCAGCGGGCATGTCGCCTCCTGATGCTGGCCGTCCGTCCCCGCGG belongs to Carassius auratus strain Wakin unplaced genomic scaffold, ASM336829v1 scaf_tig00215768, whole genome shotgun sequence and includes:
- the LOC113095711 gene encoding failed axon connections homolog gives rise to the protein MYWHVAFAWSRSCALELGRNKSLSLGLCGSEEDLSLYGYIIAYPLQECGGIMSALGVDSWWRKTLYITGGALLAAAAYLLHELLVIRKEQELDSEDAIILHQFARPKTGVPSLSPFCLKIETYLRMADLPYQNYFDGKLSPQGKMPWIAYNKEQVCGTEFIIDFLEEKLGVNLNSSLSPQEKAISRAITKMVEEHFYWTIAYCQWVDNVEETQKMLATNGPLSDMLRWILSQVTGSIVKREMYGHGIGRFSKEEVYSLMEKDMRTLATFLGNKKYLMGPELSTVDAAVFGHLAQAMWTLPGTRPEQLIKGEFINLAMYCERIRRKFWPEWFVDVDDLYYDGLSEEPDSPSQLPDLGLYSRSGSFQEQESALSHHDTPSPDSDATGHSLFDSDMDTECSETEHLK